Proteins encoded in a region of the Campylobacter geochelonis genome:
- a CDS encoding KpsF/GutQ family sugar-phosphate isomerase — translation MSEILETAREVLRLEGEELLRHINLLDKSFENALNLLYNCKGKVVITGVGKSGHIGAKIAATLASTGTSSFFLHPTEALHGDLGMVGKDDIIIAISFSGESEEVVKILPHIKRYGVKIIAMSKNPNSSLAKFSDGFISLDIIKEACPIGAAPTVSTTLTLALGDALAICLMKMRNFKAEDFANFHPGGSLGKRLFLKVSDIMRTNDLPIVSDDVSLKIAINSMTHGKLGNVLLVDNNAKLVAILSDGDLRRALMNDKFDINDKAINYATKNPKTIDNAGILASKALEIIEEYRIQMLVVTDEDKKPIGTLHIHDLSTLGI, via the coding sequence ATGAGTGAAATTTTAGAAACTGCACGCGAAGTTTTAAGACTAGAGGGCGAGGAGCTTTTAAGACATATAAATTTGCTTGACAAGAGCTTTGAAAATGCGCTGAATTTGTTATATAACTGCAAGGGAAAAGTCGTTATAACTGGCGTTGGTAAAAGCGGACACATCGGCGCTAAAATCGCAGCAACGCTAGCAAGCACTGGTACTTCAAGCTTTTTTTTACATCCTACAGAAGCGCTTCATGGCGATCTTGGAATGGTTGGAAAAGATGATATTATAATCGCGATTAGCTTTAGTGGAGAGAGTGAAGAGGTGGTAAAAATACTACCTCACATCAAACGTTATGGTGTTAAAATCATAGCCATGAGCAAAAACCCAAACAGCTCATTAGCTAAATTTAGCGATGGATTTATAAGCTTAGATATTATAAAAGAGGCATGTCCTATAGGTGCAGCACCTACTGTTTCTACTACGCTAACACTTGCACTTGGCGATGCGTTAGCGATTTGTTTGATGAAGATGAGAAATTTTAAAGCTGAAGATTTTGCAAATTTTCATCCAGGCGGAAGTCTTGGGAAAAGACTTTTTCTAAAAGTTAGTGATATAATGCGGACTAACGACTTGCCTATAGTTAGTGATGATGTTAGTCTTAAAATAGCGATAAATTCGATGACGCACGGTAAACTTGGAAATGTTTTGTTAGTAGATAACAATGCAAAGTTAGTGGCGATTTTAAGCGATGGTGATTTAAGAAGAGCGTTGATGAATGATAAATTTGATATCAACGATAAGGCGATAAACTACGCTACGAAAAATCCAAAAACAATTGATAATGCAGGAATTTTAGCCTCAAAAGCACTAGAAATCATAGAAGAGTATAGAATTCAAATGCTAGTCGTAACTGATGAAGATAAAAAGCCGATTGGGACGCTGCATATACATGATTTAAGCACATTAGGAATTTAA
- a CDS encoding pseudouridine synthase — protein sequence MRLNKFISHNTNYSRREADELIKEGKVSINGRVVSDFVEVGEGDKVRISGRFVKLKKDFTVIIYNKQKGELVTKKDDRGRKTIYDNLPDGFSKFVSIGRLDYASEGLLLLTDAPAIATALMESDIERMYYLKVKGEITEEVIAAMREGFFASDATKGAHAKTQIKSMEFKPFLAYSILGSSGGYTKLKVIINEGKNRELRRFFGYFDLEVMDLKRVSFGRVDLGMLKDGKWRYLEPNEYEDLRDFLKQNKVYY from the coding sequence ATGAGACTAAACAAATTTATTTCACACAACACAAACTACTCTCGCCGCGAGGCTGATGAACTAATAAAAGAGGGCAAAGTTAGTATAAATGGGCGTGTTGTTAGTGATTTCGTTGAGGTGGGTGAGGGCGATAAAGTCCGTATAAGCGGGCGTTTTGTCAAGCTTAAAAAAGATTTTACGGTAATAATCTATAACAAACAAAAAGGCGAGTTAGTAACCAAAAAAGATGATCGTGGACGAAAAACGATATATGATAACTTGCCAGATGGGTTTTCTAAATTTGTTAGTATTGGGCGCTTGGATTATGCAAGTGAAGGGCTTTTGCTACTAACTGATGCACCTGCAATCGCGACGGCTTTGATGGAAAGTGATATCGAAAGAATGTATTATCTAAAAGTCAAAGGCGAAATCACAGAAGAGGTCATAGCTGCGATGAGAGAGGGCTTTTTCGCAAGCGATGCGACAAAGGGCGCTCATGCAAAAACACAGATAAAATCGATGGAATTTAAGCCATTTTTGGCTTATTCTATACTTGGAAGTAGTGGCGGGTATACAAAGCTAAAAGTTATCATAAATGAGGGCAAAAACCGCGAATTAAGGCGCTTTTTTGGATACTTTGATCTTGAAGTGATGGACTTAAAACGAGTTAGTTTTGGCAGGGTTGATTTAGGAATGCTAAAAGATGGCAAATGGCGATATCTAGAGCCAAATGAGTATGAAGACTTAAGAGACTTTTTAAAACAAAATAAGGTGTATTACTAA
- the cas9 gene encoding type II CRISPR RNA-guided endonuclease Cas9 (Cas9, originally named Csn1, is the large, multifunctional signature protein of type II CRISPR/Cas systems. It is well known even to general audiences because its RNA-guided endonuclease activity has made it a popular tool for custom editing of eukaryotic genomes.), giving the protein MKDYYLGLDMGSSSVGWALSDERYNLLRAKGKDLWGVRLFDEAKTAAERRTFRSQRRRLERSKWRLSLLTSLFEEEISKIDDKFFDRLKDSKFFIDDKSDQQPNTLFNDVNFTDKEYHKRYPSIYHLRNALFNQNDKFDIRLIFLALSHIVKKRGHFLFDGDKAGFGEDIDVILDELKAYLQDAFHTKLEFTSEFKSIMLDKNLRKKQKEEELKNSIKISSDTINSKDGKSILIKLFLGYEANLKPFFLEYKVEKDNEYKINFSKEDYEEKLLDMTSKFEETTYFIEIAKKIHDYFLLEEIMLGFKNISASKVSIYQKHKNDLKTLKNIVKNQINNSYNAIFKDIGLDNYPAYVSCWNSKKHKEKQKGCTKDKFYAFLKTKLKNINNAKEILDSIDNDDFLPRLVDKNSIIPHQIHLAELIKIIDNQSQYYPFLKEIKDKIISIFKFRIPFYVGPLNNFHKDKGGNAWIEKLKDERIFPWNFNDVVDLNKSAANFIEKMINECSYLKGEKVLAKNSLLYTKYSVLNLINKLKINGTAVSVETKQKIYNELLLKQKNIKKTAIKKFLINNSIIDKNDEISGIDDSLTSNLAVFIDFEKISNRLRYDQKEDIIKSISLFGYDNAMLKKQIITIAPDLSEDELEKLSKLRYSGFGRLSKRLLTSIKHNGKSIIEMLWDTNDNLMELLSDRYTFIEQINKHNDGFKEDINLNFQNVDTLYVSPSVKRQIWQAFKVINELISVMGREPKKIFVEMAREEGEKKRTQARKDKVLELYKSIKNNEISTFLTNFKDIKTKLEGESNLNSKKLYLYYLQLGVDIYTGEKIPFEKLFDQNIYDIDHVIPRSLKKDDSFDNLVLTSKTNNAKKTDEFPVSSEIQSKMQTFWKVLKDKDLMSEIKYTNLTRKTHLSDDELGDFIARQLVETRQSTKALTQILKNVYANSDIVYVKAGIVSEFRQQFDMLKIRELNDFHHANDAYLNIVIGNVYNIKFTKNPRNYVKEYYKKGEHYNLKIEKMLEKDIARGGNFGWDKKHSIETVQKTMKKQSPLITYRTFENKGEFFNQQPSKASANLLALKSSDKRLLDTVRYGGYKGTQYAHMFLVEHFNGKIIKEIMGVPIYLSKEIKDDKAKLLEYCNDVLKLKNPKILFSKIPYNSLIVYNGYPILLRGLTGVRGAAQLKLDQTSTQVVKNIVKLYDWLSQKQKELSDLSKKIEFFQENNKKDEVKAAMLEADNILFILNDRFKNTKIGKDIMNDNHLNNLYDTFINKLENSIYKNKPGGKQDVLMKEKRDLFLSFSMSKKCITLYKIIKIFGSCDQGVDFSDIAEKISKSGGIGGKNLGKNTFDLVFKENSTYTLVQSSVTGLYAKKTDLHKL; this is encoded by the coding sequence ATGAAAGATTATTATTTGGGTCTGGACATGGGTTCTAGCTCTGTTGGTTGGGCGTTAAGCGATGAGCGTTATAATCTTTTAAGAGCAAAAGGTAAAGATTTGTGGGGAGTTCGTCTGTTTGACGAGGCAAAAACAGCGGCTGAAAGACGAACTTTTCGCTCACAAAGAAGACGATTAGAAAGAAGTAAATGGCGTCTTTCTCTACTTACGAGTTTATTTGAAGAAGAAATTTCGAAGATAGATGATAAATTTTTTGATAGATTAAAAGATAGTAAATTTTTTATAGATGATAAGAGCGATCAACAACCAAACACTCTTTTTAACGATGTAAATTTTACCGATAAAGAGTATCATAAGAGATATCCAAGTATTTATCATTTAAGGAATGCATTATTTAATCAAAATGATAAATTTGACATTAGACTTATATTTTTAGCGCTTTCTCATATCGTAAAAAAGCGTGGGCATTTTTTATTCGATGGCGATAAGGCTGGTTTTGGCGAAGATATAGATGTAATTTTAGATGAGTTAAAAGCTTATTTACAAGATGCTTTTCATACAAAACTAGAATTTACTTCTGAATTTAAAAGCATAATGCTAGATAAAAACTTAAGAAAAAAACAAAAAGAAGAAGAGCTTAAAAACAGCATTAAAATTTCAAGCGATACAATAAATTCAAAAGATGGCAAGTCTATTTTGATAAAACTATTTTTAGGTTATGAAGCAAATTTAAAACCATTTTTTTTAGAATATAAAGTAGAAAAAGATAATGAATATAAAATTAACTTTTCAAAAGAAGACTATGAAGAAAAATTACTAGATATGACTAGTAAATTTGAGGAAACTACATATTTTATAGAAATTGCCAAAAAAATTCATGATTATTTCTTGCTTGAAGAGATAATGCTTGGGTTTAAAAATATTTCAGCTTCAAAAGTGAGTATATATCAAAAGCATAAAAATGATTTAAAAACATTAAAAAATATAGTTAAAAATCAAATAAACAATAGCTACAACGCTATTTTTAAGGATATAGGTCTAGATAATTATCCTGCTTATGTATCTTGTTGGAATAGCAAAAAACATAAGGAAAAACAAAAAGGTTGCACTAAAGATAAATTTTACGCTTTTTTAAAAACAAAGCTTAAAAATATAAACAACGCTAAAGAAATTTTGGATAGCATTGATAATGATGATTTTTTACCGCGACTTGTTGATAAAAACTCTATTATCCCACACCAAATTCATTTAGCAGAACTAATCAAAATCATCGATAATCAAAGCCAGTATTATCCATTTCTAAAAGAAATCAAAGATAAAATCATCTCTATTTTTAAATTTCGTATACCTTTTTACGTAGGGCCTTTAAATAACTTTCACAAAGATAAAGGCGGAAATGCTTGGATAGAAAAGCTAAAGGATGAGCGAATTTTTCCTTGGAATTTTAACGATGTTGTTGATTTGAATAAAAGTGCAGCTAATTTTATAGAAAAGATGATAAATGAGTGCAGTTATTTAAAAGGTGAAAAAGTGTTGGCTAAAAATTCGCTTTTATACACTAAATACAGTGTTTTAAACCTTATAAATAAGCTCAAAATTAACGGCACTGCAGTTAGCGTAGAAACAAAACAAAAAATTTATAATGAGCTATTGTTAAAACAAAAAAATATCAAGAAAACAGCCATTAAAAAGTTTCTTATAAACAACTCTATTATTGACAAAAATGATGAAATTTCAGGTATTGATGATAGCCTAACATCAAATTTAGCTGTTTTTATAGACTTCGAAAAGATATCAAATCGTCTAAGATATGACCAAAAAGAGGATATTATAAAAAGCATTTCTTTGTTTGGTTACGACAATGCGATGTTGAAAAAACAAATCATAACAATTGCACCAGATCTTAGTGAAGATGAGCTAGAAAAACTTAGTAAGCTTCGCTATAGTGGTTTTGGGCGTCTTAGCAAAAGATTGCTAACGAGTATTAAGCATAATGGAAAAAGCATTATCGAGATGCTTTGGGATACAAATGACAATCTAATGGAGCTTTTAAGCGATAGATATACTTTTATCGAACAAATTAATAAACATAATGATGGCTTTAAAGAAGATATAAATTTAAATTTTCAAAACGTTGATACACTTTATGTAAGCCCATCAGTTAAGCGCCAAATTTGGCAAGCGTTTAAAGTTATAAACGAGTTAATATCAGTTATGGGGCGAGAGCCTAAGAAAATTTTTGTAGAAATGGCTAGAGAAGAGGGTGAAAAGAAGCGAACTCAGGCTAGAAAAGACAAAGTGTTGGAGCTTTATAAAAGTATAAAAAATAATGAAATTTCAACATTTTTAACAAATTTTAAAGATATAAAAACAAAGCTTGAAGGTGAATCGAATTTAAATTCTAAAAAACTATATCTTTATTATCTGCAACTAGGTGTTGATATTTACACTGGTGAGAAAATACCATTTGAGAAGTTATTTGATCAAAATATCTATGATATAGACCATGTTATTCCAAGAAGTCTTAAAAAAGATGATAGTTTTGATAATCTAGTCTTAACGAGTAAAACTAATAATGCTAAAAAAACAGATGAATTTCCTGTTTCAAGTGAAATTCAAAGTAAAATGCAAACATTTTGGAAAGTTTTAAAAGATAAAGACCTAATGAGCGAGATAAAATATACCAATTTAACTAGAAAAACCCATTTAAGCGATGATGAGCTCGGGGACTTTATAGCAAGGCAACTTGTAGAAACAAGACAAAGCACAAAGGCATTAACACAAATATTAAAAAATGTCTATGCAAATAGCGATATTGTTTATGTGAAAGCTGGTATCGTTAGCGAATTTAGACAACAGTTTGATATGCTAAAAATAAGAGAGCTAAACGACTTTCATCATGCAAATGATGCTTATCTAAATATCGTTATAGGAAATGTATATAACATCAAATTTACTAAAAATCCGCGTAATTATGTAAAAGAATACTATAAAAAAGGTGAACATTACAACTTAAAAATAGAGAAAATGTTAGAAAAAGACATAGCAAGAGGAGGAAATTTTGGCTGGGATAAAAAACATAGCATAGAAACAGTTCAAAAAACCATGAAAAAACAAAGCCCGCTTATTACTTATAGGACTTTTGAAAACAAAGGAGAGTTTTTTAACCAACAACCAAGCAAAGCTTCCGCAAATCTACTAGCGTTAAAATCAAGCGATAAACGACTTTTAGATACTGTAAGATATGGTGGATACAAGGGTACACAGTATGCTCATATGTTTCTTGTTGAGCATTTTAACGGAAAAATTATAAAAGAAATAATGGGAGTTCCGATATATTTAAGCAAAGAAATAAAAGATGATAAAGCGAAGTTATTAGAGTATTGTAATGATGTATTAAAATTAAAAAACCCGAAAATTTTATTTAGCAAGATTCCATATAATTCCTTGATAGTATACAATGGTTATCCGATACTTTTAAGAGGGCTTACTGGTGTGCGTGGTGCGGCACAACTAAAACTTGATCAAACAAGCACACAAGTTGTAAAAAATATAGTAAAACTTTATGACTGGTTGTCTCAAAAACAAAAAGAATTAAGCGATTTATCTAAGAAAATAGAATTTTTTCAAGAAAACAATAAAAAAGATGAAGTTAAAGCTGCTATGCTAGAAGCCGACAATATATTATTTATATTAAACGATCGTTTTAAAAATACTAAAATTGGCAAAGACATAATGAATGATAATCATTTAAATAATCTATATGACACATTTATAAATAAGTTAGAAAACAGTATATATAAAAATAAGCCTGGCGGAAAACAAGATGTTCTTATGAAAGAAAAAAGAGATCTATTTTTAAGTTTTTCAATGTCTAAAAAATGCATAACTTTATATAAAATTATTAAAATCTTTGGTTCGTGCGATCAGGGTGTTGATTTTAGCGATATAGCTGAAAAAATTAGTAAATCAGGCGGAATCGGAGGTAAAAATTTGGGTAAAAACACATTTGATCTTGTTTTTAAAGAAAATAGCACTTACACTCTAGTTCAAAGTTCAGTCACAGGTTTATATGCTAAAAAAACGGATTTACATAAGCTATGA
- the cas1 gene encoding type II CRISPR-associated endonuclease Cas1: MSWRVVCVSGVAKLDLKFGFMVVRKDEISKVAINEIATVIIDSTAVSLTTALLNEFMKKKIKVIFCDEKHNPSSELMSYYGSHDSSLKIKEQITWNKDIKELVWTKIVKFKIIKQKALLEKLGFEKEANLLQGYISELILNDTTNREGHAAKVYFNALFGIKFSRDDDNPTNSALNYGYSLLLSSFNKEISANGYITQLGLFHDNRFNPFNLASDLMEIFRPIVDEIVLNLASNNFAKDEKIKVLTIFNKKVFIAKKEHFLPNAISIYTKSIFEALNNDDENLLEIYDEF; the protein is encoded by the coding sequence ATGAGTTGGCGAGTTGTATGTGTAAGCGGAGTAGCAAAGCTTGATTTAAAATTTGGCTTTATGGTTGTAAGAAAAGATGAAATTTCAAAAGTTGCTATAAATGAAATAGCAACCGTTATCATCGATTCGACAGCTGTTTCGCTTACGACGGCTCTTTTAAATGAATTTATGAAAAAAAAGATAAAAGTGATATTTTGTGATGAAAAGCATAATCCATCAAGTGAGCTTATGAGTTATTATGGAAGCCATGATTCAAGCCTTAAAATCAAAGAGCAAATCACTTGGAATAAAGATATTAAAGAGCTTGTTTGGACAAAGATTGTTAAATTTAAGATAATAAAACAAAAGGCATTATTAGAAAAACTTGGCTTTGAAAAAGAGGCAAATTTACTTCAAGGGTATATAAGCGAACTTATATTAAATGATACAACCAACAGAGAAGGACATGCTGCCAAAGTTTATTTTAATGCACTATTTGGTATAAAATTCTCAAGAGATGATGATAACCCTACAAATTCGGCTCTAAACTATGGATACTCTCTTTTACTTTCAAGTTTTAACAAAGAAATATCAGCAAATGGTTATATAACCCAGTTAGGACTTTTTCATGACAATCGTTTTAACCCATTTAATTTAGCTAGCGATTTGATGGAAATTTTTCGCCCCATTGTTGATGAGATAGTGTTGAATTTGGCTTCAAACAACTTTGCTAAAGATGAAAAAATAAAAGTACTAACCATCTTTAATAAAAAAGTTTTTATAGCTAAAAAAGAGCATTTTTTACCAAATGCAATTAGTATTTACACTAAAAGCATTTTTGAAGCTTTAAACAATGACGATGAAAATTTATTAGAAATTTACGATGAGTTTTAG
- the cas2 gene encoding CRISPR-associated endonuclease Cas2, with amino-acid sequence MSFRFMRVMVFFDLPTTTKKELNAYAKFRKFLLKNGFYMLQESVYCKLVLNHSSSYLLSQKVKSHAPSDGLIMLLSVTEKQFSKMDIIIGDKGKEHIDSTDRIVLL; translated from the coding sequence ATGAGTTTTAGATTTATGAGAGTTATGGTATTTTTTGATTTGCCAACAACTACAAAAAAAGAGTTAAACGCTTATGCAAAATTTCGTAAATTTCTACTTAAAAATGGTTTTTATATGCTGCAAGAATCTGTTTATTGTAAACTTGTTTTAAACCATAGTAGCTCATACTTGCTTAGTCAAAAAGTTAAATCACACGCTCCATCAGATGGACTGATAATGTTGCTCAGTGTTACTGAAAAGCAGTTTTCTAAAATGGATATAATCATAGGAGATAAAGGTAAAGAACATATAGATAGCACCGATAGGATAGTTTTGTTATGA
- the csn2 gene encoding type II-A CRISPR-associated protein Csn2: protein MKLAHRNLSKPIIIEPSKIQLLYIENPKFLREILQDFMQNENFILSDDDKEYSSEKFISINTDLISLEISQRKIINAIFSFIKEMVLKDLYQESHEILMALNRFASKIVSNVDFPIGYDDIEIEAVLKSLNIKIIKSDNLLEQILDLMILERDFLQTKLFVFFGLKTFLTKDEVLLLYDEIILRQFNVLLVEPFYQERLECENIVIIDKDFCEIRN, encoded by the coding sequence ATGAAGTTAGCTCACAGAAATTTAAGCAAACCAATAATCATTGAACCATCTAAAATTCAGCTTTTATATATAGAAAATCCTAAGTTTTTAAGAGAAATTTTACAAGACTTTATGCAAAATGAAAATTTCATTTTAAGTGACGATGATAAAGAGTATTCTAGCGAAAAATTTATAAGCATAAATACAGATTTAATATCACTTGAAATATCTCAAAGAAAGATAATAAATGCGATTTTTTCATTTATAAAAGAGATGGTTTTGAAGGATTTATATCAAGAAAGCCATGAAATTTTAATGGCTTTAAATCGATTTGCAAGTAAGATTGTAAGCAATGTTGACTTTCCTATAGGTTATGATGATATTGAGATCGAAGCGGTTTTAAAATCTTTAAATATTAAAATAATAAAAAGCGATAATTTGCTTGAGCAAATCTTAGATTTGATGATTTTAGAGCGCGATTTTTTACAAACTAAGCTTTTTGTATTTTTTGGATTAAAAACTTTTTTGACCAAAGATGAAGTGTTGCTTCTATACGATGAGATAATTTTGCGGCAATTTAATGTACTTTTAGTAGAGCCATTTTATCAAGAAAGATTAGAGTGTGAAAACATAGTTATCATAGATAAGGATTTTTGTGAGATTAGAAATTAA
- a CDS encoding pirin family protein, translating into MLRKIDHLNLGSSNLGWLQSKFHFSFAQYYNPQNIHFGVLRVINDDTIAPKSGFGTHPHEDMEIITYVINGTLTHKDSMGNERSLGRGDVQYLSAGVGITHSEYNNSDEVLRLLQIWIFPDKKGHKPNYGDQKFDSSLRHNKLLPIVSSKANGSSLAPIRINQDANFYVSELDKGVSVEFKVAKNRQAYLVLIEGKALINEFELAAQDGLESTKESLKITALEKSHFLVIEMKKG; encoded by the coding sequence ATGTTAAGAAAAATTGACCATTTAAATTTGGGTTCAAGCAACCTTGGTTGGCTACAAAGCAAGTTTCACTTCTCTTTTGCGCAGTATTATAACCCACAAAACATACATTTTGGCGTACTTCGCGTGATAAATGATGACACGATAGCCCCAAAAAGCGGATTTGGAACGCATCCGCACGAAGATATGGAAATCATAACTTATGTCATAAATGGCACTCTTACTCACAAAGACAGCATGGGAAACGAGCGCTCGCTCGGGCGAGGAGATGTGCAGTATCTAAGTGCTGGAGTTGGCATAACTCATAGTGAGTATAACAACTCAGATGAGGTTTTAAGACTGCTTCAAATTTGGATTTTCCCTGATAAAAAAGGGCATAAACCAAACTATGGCGATCAGAAATTTGACTCATCGCTGCGCCACAACAAGCTTTTACCCATAGTATCATCTAAAGCAAACGGCTCATCTTTAGCGCCTATTCGTATAAATCAAGATGCTAATTTTTATGTTAGCGAGCTTGATAAAGGCGTTAGCGTGGAGTTTAAAGTAGCTAAAAATCGCCAAGCTTATCTTGTTTTAATAGAAGGAAAAGCGCTCATAAATGAGTTTGAGCTAGCCGCGCAAGATGGGCTTGAAAGCACCAAAGAGAGCCTTAAAATCACAGCTTTAGAAAAATCACACTTTTTAGTTATCGAGATGAAAAAGGGTTAA
- a CDS encoding replication-associated recombination protein A produces the protein MNLALKFRPKTLEEICGQAHIVGENSAFYKLIKQKEVPHSMFFGPAGTGKTTLARAVANELEMDFYELDGSSLKVDDIRKILDRHKGGLIKPLIFIDEVHRLSKTQQEVLLIPMENYQAVIIGASTENPYFVLSSGIRSRSMLFEFYSLTNNDLLALLERVQKECDFTIENEAKKYLISSSGGDARAMLNLLDFALKIETNISLTTLKSLRPYALKDGVSSDDTHYDLASAMIKSLRGSDIDAALYYIARLVDGGESADFIARRLVIFASEDIGNANPNALNLATSTLNAVSKIGYPEARLILAQCTVYLASSPKSNSSYKAINQALEYVKNNEKLAVPKYLINNSPQIKNYLYPHDFGGWVEQKYLEKPLKFYESSGIGFEKTLNLWLEKIKEKS, from the coding sequence ATGAATTTAGCACTGAAATTTCGCCCAAAAACACTAGAAGAAATTTGCGGACAAGCTCATATCGTGGGTGAAAATTCAGCATTTTATAAACTAATCAAGCAAAAAGAAGTCCCACACTCGATGTTTTTTGGTCCAGCAGGAACTGGCAAAACCACACTAGCTAGAGCAGTCGCAAACGAGCTAGAAATGGACTTTTATGAGCTTGATGGAAGTAGTTTAAAAGTAGATGATATAAGAAAAATTTTAGATCGTCATAAAGGTGGGCTTATAAAACCGCTTATATTTATCGATGAAGTTCATCGCCTCTCAAAAACTCAGCAAGAGGTGCTTTTAATCCCGATGGAAAACTATCAAGCCGTTATCATCGGCGCAAGCACTGAAAATCCATACTTTGTTTTAAGTAGCGGAATTCGTTCGCGTTCTATGCTTTTTGAGTTTTACTCACTAACTAACAACGACTTGTTAGCACTGTTAGAAAGAGTGCAAAAAGAGTGTGATTTCACCATAGAAAATGAGGCTAAAAAATACCTTATAAGCTCGAGTGGTGGGGATGCACGCGCGATGCTTAATTTGCTTGATTTTGCTCTTAAAATAGAAACTAACATATCGCTAACAACGCTTAAAAGCCTGCGTCCATACGCGCTAAAAGATGGAGTTAGTAGCGATGATACGCATTATGACCTTGCTTCAGCGATGATAAAAAGCCTAAGAGGAAGCGATATCGATGCTGCGCTTTACTACATCGCAAGGCTGGTTGATGGTGGCGAAAGTGCGGATTTTATCGCAAGAAGGCTTGTGATATTTGCTAGCGAAGATATAGGAAATGCAAATCCAAATGCGCTAAATTTAGCCACTTCAACGCTAAATGCAGTTAGCAAAATCGGCTATCCAGAAGCTAGACTTATCTTAGCGCAATGTACGGTTTACCTTGCAAGCTCACCAAAAAGCAACTCAAGCTACAAGGCGATAAATCAAGCGTTAGAGTATGTAAAAAACAACGAAAAATTAGCCGTGCCAAAATACCTCATCAACAACTCGCCGCAGATAAAAAACTATCTTTATCCGCACGATTTTGGCGGCTGGGTAGAGCAAAAATACTTAGAAAAGCCACTTAAATTTTATGAAAGTAGCGGAATCGGCTTTGAAAAAACACTAAATTTATGGCTAGAAAAAATCAAAGAAAAGTCGTAA
- a CDS encoding NAD(P)H-dependent oxidoreductase, whose translation MKTLIVFSHQYFKTSRTNKAMLEAVKGLEGVEVRNLDQIYGSDIFKIDIKKEQEFLNQAQNIIFQFPLFWYSTPPMLRAYQDEVFAYGYAYGDNAAALKDKNFYIATSSESSKDDFSENGVNKFSLETYLLPLIRTASFTKMKFKGVFTSYSAFSASDEEVAEFARKYREFILNLGK comes from the coding sequence ATGAAAACGTTGATTGTATTTTCACATCAGTATTTTAAAACTTCACGCACTAACAAGGCGATGTTAGAGGCGGTTAAGGGCTTAGAGGGCGTTGAAGTTAGAAATTTAGACCAAATTTATGGCTCAGACATCTTTAAAATCGATATTAAAAAAGAGCAAGAATTTCTAAATCAAGCTCAAAATATCATCTTTCAGTTTCCACTTTTTTGGTATAGCACACCGCCGATGTTGCGCGCTTATCAAGATGAAGTTTTTGCCTATGGATACGCATATGGCGATAACGCAGCCGCACTGAAAGATAAAAACTTTTATATAGCAACAAGTAGCGAAAGCTCCAAAGATGACTTTAGCGAAAATGGGGTAAATAAATTTAGTCTTGAAACCTATCTTTTGCCACTCATTCGCACTGCTAGTTTTACAAAAATGAAATTTAAAGGCGTTTTTACAAGTTACAGCGCCTTTAGCGCAAGCGATGAAGAGGTGGCAGAATTTGCTAGAAAATACCGCGAATTTATCCTAAATTTAGGCAAATAA